In Runella sp. SP2, the genomic window ATTCGTTTGGGAAAGCCCATTTTGACCAAATGAACCAAAAAAATACTAGTAAAATTGAGAAGCTAGTTAAAAGAGCTGATTTTGTAGAAGTTACAAAAAAAACTATTGAAAGCATAAAAAAAGCAGTTCATTTTTTATTTGAAAATTTATTAGTATTAGATAGTAAACTATTGCCTTATGGAAATCACTTGATTTTTATCACTGATTTTTTCAACCAAGTGGAAAATCCAAGTAAGGTACATCTTGAAAAATTAAAACAGTGGTTTTGGATTACGACTTATGCCAATTACTTCACTATTTATTCATTGAGTAAGCAACGGGCGGCATACCTTCAATTTCAAGACTTTCTAAAAGACGAAGAACAAGATCCTGTTTTCAATGACAGACCTGATACTGCATTTTCTGTGTTTGAATTTCCCCCCAAAATCTTTTTCGGTAGTGTACGAGCTAAAGCATTGGTGCTCTTTTTGCTAAATTACTCGAATGATTTTAAGATAATCGAAACATCTAAGGTTGAAGGTCTAAATATGAATTATTTATTCGTTGATATAAAGGATGAAAAAGGAAATTTATTACCAGAAGGGGTTTTACCTACGATTAATCTTTTGACAGAGCAATTTCCTAAATCAAAAGATATGTCTTTCATGCTTGAAGAATATAATTCAAAGTACGAAAACTATTTTTTAACAAGCGAAATGAGGGAAATATTCAATACCTACCATAAAGATATATCACAAAGAAAAATTTTAGACATTAGAAAAGGCTTAATAGTGGAGAATGAGAAGGCTTTTGTTGAAGCATTGGGGTTGAAATATGCAGTATAACCCTAAACCTCCGACGCTGAGCCGTTGGTGATTCCTGTGGCACGCATCGGCAAGCGCGAAAACATGCCGTCGGGAATGCTACCAATGGGAAGCATTTTGTCAAAACGCGAAATCCGCGATTTGGTAGAGTATTTGGTGAATTTGAAAAAATAGGAGTACTACCTTCCCGAAAGTTTTGAAACTTTCGGGAAGGTCCTGATAAAACTTTTCGACAATTTTTCAACTTCCCGAAAGCTCTAAGCTTTCGGGAAGTTTTTGTTTAAGGCTCAGCAGAAACTTTAGCGATGATGTAAAGTCTAATCGTAGGTGAATTATTGTTGACCCTAAAGGAGTTGTAAAATGAAAAATTACGAAATTCCACTTGTTCCTGGTACCTGCTATCATATCTTTAATCACGCCAATGGCCGAGATAATTTGTTTGCAAACAGAGGCAATTATCAGTTTTTTCTACAACGTTATGCCTTTTTCATGAATCCAATTCTGGATACCTATGCGTATTGCCTAATCACTTGCATCTTTTAGTACGAATTAAGGAAGAACATGAGTTAAAAATAGCATGGGGAGTGAAAAATACCCCGTACAATTCAGTGACTAAAGAAGTGAA contains:
- a CDS encoding DUF262 domain-containing protein; translated protein: MSSKLKIEPRVRRLKDYIEDLEKGLLQIPPFQRDKAWDNNKRKDLFDSLKNGYPIGSLLLWKPEEDNIFERSMEKVGPYTTPLTGNREFYYILDGFQRLSTLFGCLLDKNKTKLEIDEEEWKKEFFICYDLKEEEFFIPRTRDLESYQVPIYELIDTKAAFLRERELRTRFEEEQVESYMDRYRNLGSIFIDYSLPSVQINGGGIEDAVEIFSRVNSKGSIISPDWMVSALSYNKDKRGFRLGSAIDMLVEELKVYNFDNIKREVIFQCIINSFGKAHFDQMNQKNTSKIEKLVKRADFVEVTKKTIESIKKAVHFLFENLLVLDSKLLPYGNHLIFITDFFNQVENPSKVHLEKLKQWFWITTYANYFTIYSLSKQRAAYLQFQDFLKDEEQDPVFNDRPDTAFSVFEFPPKIFFGSVRAKALVLFLLNYSNDFKIIETSKVEGLNMNYLFVDIKDEKGNLLPEGVLPTINLLTEQFPKSKDMSFMLEEYNSKYENYFLTSEMREIFNTYHKDISQRKILDIRKGLIVENEKAFVEALGLKYAV